A single genomic interval of Nocardioides palaemonis harbors:
- a CDS encoding DUF202 domain-containing protein, which yields MPGSDPTDPRYSLANERTFLAYERTAVGLLVAAVGALNLLRDSWAETLLGVALLVAAALTAALGMRRYREADAAIREGRALPPSTAVPVVFTTVVVLVLLVGLSVVV from the coding sequence GTGCCCGGCTCCGACCCGACGGACCCGCGCTACTCGCTCGCCAACGAGCGCACCTTCCTGGCCTACGAGCGCACCGCCGTCGGCCTGCTGGTCGCGGCCGTCGGCGCGCTCAACCTGCTGCGTGACTCGTGGGCCGAGACGCTCCTCGGCGTGGCGCTGCTGGTCGCGGCCGCGCTCACTGCCGCGCTCGGGATGCGCCGCTACCGCGAGGCCGATGCGGCGATCCGTGAGGGTCGGGCCCTGCCGCCCAGCACCGCCGTGCCCGTGGTGTTCACGACCGTCGTGGTCCTCGTCCTGCTGGTCGGGCTCTCGGTGGTCGTGTGA
- the msrA gene encoding peptide-methionine (S)-S-oxide reductase MsrA, which translates to MFGFGKPTTLPTPDQALPGRAEPMWQLGRHVVLDAPVVTDEVPAGHEVALLGLGCFWGAEEIYWQVPGVWSTSVGYAGGSTPNPTYEEVCSGGTGHTEAIRVVFDPTVVSYADLVKKFFEIHDPTQGMRQGNDVGTQYRSAIYWTTPEQEQTARELTKVYGDELARRGLGEITTEIRPASETPYFYAEDAHQQYLAKNPFGYRCHANTGVAFPESA; encoded by the coding sequence ATGTTCGGATTCGGCAAGCCCACCACCCTCCCCACGCCCGACCAGGCCCTGCCCGGCCGTGCGGAGCCGATGTGGCAGCTGGGGCGGCACGTCGTGCTCGACGCGCCCGTCGTCACCGACGAGGTCCCCGCCGGCCACGAGGTGGCGCTGCTCGGCCTCGGCTGCTTCTGGGGCGCGGAGGAGATCTACTGGCAGGTCCCCGGCGTCTGGTCGACGTCCGTGGGCTACGCCGGCGGCAGCACGCCGAACCCGACCTACGAGGAGGTGTGCAGCGGTGGCACCGGCCACACCGAGGCGATCCGCGTCGTCTTCGACCCTACGGTGGTGTCCTACGCCGACCTGGTGAAGAAGTTCTTCGAGATCCACGACCCGACGCAGGGCATGCGCCAGGGCAACGACGTCGGCACGCAGTACCGCTCCGCGATCTACTGGACCACCCCCGAGCAGGAGCAGACCGCCCGTGAGCTGACCAAGGTCTACGGCGACGAGCTCGCCCGCCGCGGCCTCGGGGAGATCACCACCGAGATCCGCCCCGCCTCCGAGACGCCGTACTTCTACGCCGAGGACGCGCACCAGCAGTACCTCGCCAAGAACCCGTTCGGCTACCGCTGCCACGCCAACACCGGCGTGGCCTTCCCCGAGTCCGCCTGA
- a CDS encoding LysR family transcriptional regulator: MESSHVPDLAGLRLLVAIGRTGSIGAAARASGVSQQAASERLRSVEAQTGLTLVQRGPRGSELTPSGVVFTEWASRLIDLTDEVETAIVGLRGERSRDLSVWASMTIADALMPRWLVQLRRRQAAEGVPVTSVSLTASNSHQVEDAVRDGTAHLGFVEGVEPPLHLRSTVVAHDELVLVVSPDDPLARRERALDASAVADLPLTSREPGSGTRDVVERALAAHGLTMHESVIELTTATAVRESVLAGGAPAFLSRRVVDREVDAGHLVAVATTLDLRREFRAVWTGGPHPPAGPARDLVALARRPRPAD; this comes from the coding sequence ATGGAGTCGTCCCACGTCCCGGACCTGGCGGGTCTGAGGCTGCTCGTCGCGATCGGGCGCACTGGCAGCATCGGCGCCGCGGCGCGGGCGAGCGGGGTCTCGCAGCAGGCCGCGTCCGAGCGGCTGCGCAGCGTCGAGGCCCAGACCGGCCTCACCCTCGTGCAGCGCGGCCCACGAGGCTCGGAGCTCACGCCGTCGGGCGTGGTGTTCACCGAGTGGGCCTCCCGGCTGATCGACCTGACCGACGAGGTCGAGACGGCCATCGTCGGCCTGCGAGGCGAACGCTCACGCGACCTGTCGGTGTGGGCGAGCATGACCATCGCGGACGCGCTCATGCCGCGCTGGCTGGTCCAGCTCCGGAGGCGTCAGGCCGCCGAGGGTGTGCCGGTCACGTCCGTCAGCCTGACGGCGTCGAACAGCCATCAGGTCGAGGACGCGGTGCGCGACGGCACTGCTCATCTCGGGTTCGTCGAGGGCGTCGAACCGCCGCTCCACCTGAGGTCGACGGTCGTCGCCCACGACGAGCTCGTCCTCGTCGTCTCACCCGACGATCCGCTCGCCCGACGCGAGCGGGCGCTCGACGCATCCGCGGTCGCCGACCTGCCGCTGACCAGCCGCGAGCCCGGGTCAGGGACGCGTGACGTGGTTGAGCGGGCCCTCGCCGCCCACGGGCTGACCATGCACGAGTCGGTCATCGAGCTCACCACCGCCACGGCCGTGCGCGAGTCGGTGCTCGCCGGCGGGGCGCCCGCGTTCCTCAGCCGCCGCGTCGTGGACCGGGAGGTCGACGCCGGCCACCTCGTCGCCGTCGCCACGACGCTCGACCTGCGCCGCGAGTTCCGCGCCGTCTGGACCGGCGGACCCCATCCGCCAGCCGGGCCCGCGCGGGACCTCGTCGCCCTCGCGCGGCGACCACGCCCGGCGGACTAG
- a CDS encoding cystathionine gamma-synthase, protein MTQERANKVGFETRAIHAGYEPDAMTGAVNPPIYASSTYKQDGVGGLRGGYEYSRSANPTRTALEGALAAVEDGERGFAFASGLAGEDAIIRALTRPGDHVVIPDDAYGGTFRLFDKVAKVWGLDHSPAPVADTEAVAAAIEPGRTKLVWVETPTNPMLTIGDIEALATVAHDAGALLVVDNTFASPYLQQPLTLGADVVLHSTTKYVGGHSDVVGGAVVVRDLDLAEKIGFHQNAMGAVAGPFDAFLTHRGLKTLGVRMDRHCDNAERIAAFLDGDARVTEVIYPGLAAHPGHEVAARQMKRFGGMISFRVAGGEEQALAVCERAEVFTLGESLGGVESLIEHPGRMTHASVAGTDLEVPADLVRLSVGIESIDDLLADLDRALG, encoded by the coding sequence GTGACCCAGGAACGTGCCAACAAGGTCGGTTTCGAGACGCGTGCGATCCACGCCGGCTACGAGCCCGACGCGATGACCGGGGCGGTCAACCCGCCGATCTACGCCAGCAGCACCTACAAGCAGGACGGCGTCGGCGGGCTGCGCGGCGGCTACGAGTACAGCCGCTCGGCCAACCCCACCCGCACCGCCCTCGAGGGCGCGCTCGCGGCGGTCGAGGACGGCGAGCGCGGCTTCGCCTTCGCCTCCGGCCTGGCCGGCGAGGACGCGATCATCCGGGCGCTGACCCGCCCCGGCGACCACGTGGTCATCCCCGACGACGCCTACGGCGGCACGTTCCGCCTCTTCGACAAGGTCGCAAAGGTCTGGGGCCTCGACCACAGCCCGGCGCCGGTCGCCGACACCGAGGCGGTCGCCGCGGCGATCGAGCCCGGCCGCACGAAGCTGGTGTGGGTCGAGACGCCCACCAACCCGATGCTCACCATCGGCGACATCGAGGCGCTGGCCACGGTCGCCCACGACGCCGGTGCGCTGCTCGTCGTCGACAACACCTTCGCCTCGCCCTACCTCCAGCAGCCGCTCACGCTCGGCGCCGACGTGGTGCTCCACTCGACGACCAAGTACGTCGGCGGGCACAGCGACGTCGTGGGCGGCGCGGTGGTCGTGCGCGACCTCGACCTCGCCGAGAAGATCGGCTTCCACCAGAACGCGATGGGTGCGGTCGCCGGTCCGTTCGACGCCTTCCTCACCCACCGCGGGCTGAAGACGCTCGGCGTCCGGATGGACCGCCACTGCGACAACGCCGAGCGGATCGCGGCGTTCCTCGACGGCGACGCCCGCGTCACCGAGGTGATCTACCCCGGGCTCGCCGCCCACCCGGGCCACGAGGTCGCGGCCCGGCAGATGAAGCGCTTCGGCGGGATGATCTCGTTCCGCGTCGCCGGCGGCGAGGAGCAGGCGCTGGCCGTGTGCGAGCGGGCGGAGGTCTTCACCCTCGGCGAGTCCCTCGGCGGCGTCGAGTCGCTGATCGAGCACCCCGGCCGGATGACCCACGCCAGCGTCGCCGGCACCGACCTCGAGGTGCCCGCCGACCTGGTCCGGCTCAGCGTCGGCATCGAGAGCATCGACGACCTGCTCGCCGACCTCGACCGGGCGCTGGGGTGA
- a CDS encoding glutamate mutase L, whose translation MSHDCVVCVDFGSTFTKAALVDLGTGDLLATASHPTTLLDEAGHGDVLDGYDACVDALAEQDPRARDADVLACSSAGGGLRIAVVGNEELVTAEAGRRVALSSGGKVVLVLHGGLDAARLGELRSAEPDVVLLVGGTDGGNSEVLEGDAAFLAATPWPGPVVVAGNVDSQETVSALLTAAGTPHVVAANVVPRIGVLAPDGARRAIREIFLSHVIGGKHLSSRTDAAGRTFTEMVRGATPDVVLTGVELLAHGLDEQHPGAGDVVVVDVGGATTDVHSVVELDPETASIDGAGLSREVVGVTPVTRTVEGDLGMRWSAVSTVEAAGLDALRDAAARRHADPDLLPDHCPDPAAEQDADLAIAAGAVRIALERHAGRSKVVVSPEGRVVERSGKDLREVDLLVGSGGVLRHGGPDAVGRVLLPATGDAFEGGWQLPRDPVVVVDHDYVLAAAGLLADDHPVAAHRLLAGLRTAGDR comes from the coding sequence GTGAGCCACGACTGCGTCGTCTGCGTCGACTTCGGCTCGACCTTCACCAAGGCCGCGCTCGTCGACCTCGGCACCGGTGACCTGCTCGCGACGGCGAGCCACCCGACCACGCTCCTGGACGAGGCGGGGCATGGCGACGTCCTCGACGGGTACGACGCGTGCGTGGACGCACTCGCCGAGCAGGACCCCCGTGCCCGTGACGCCGACGTGCTGGCCTGCTCCAGCGCCGGCGGCGGCCTGCGGATCGCGGTCGTCGGCAACGAGGAGCTCGTCACCGCCGAGGCGGGCCGCCGGGTCGCGCTGTCGAGCGGCGGCAAGGTGGTGCTCGTGCTCCACGGCGGCCTCGACGCGGCCAGGCTCGGCGAGCTGCGGTCCGCAGAGCCCGACGTCGTGCTGCTCGTCGGCGGGACCGACGGCGGCAACTCCGAGGTCCTCGAGGGGGATGCCGCCTTCCTGGCCGCGACGCCGTGGCCGGGTCCCGTCGTGGTCGCCGGCAACGTCGACTCCCAGGAGACGGTCTCCGCCCTCCTCACCGCCGCCGGCACGCCCCACGTCGTCGCGGCCAACGTGGTGCCGCGCATCGGCGTCCTCGCGCCCGACGGCGCGCGGCGGGCGATCCGCGAGATCTTCCTGTCCCACGTCATCGGCGGCAAGCACCTCAGCAGCCGCACCGACGCCGCGGGCCGGACCTTCACCGAGATGGTCCGGGGCGCCACCCCGGACGTCGTGCTCACCGGCGTCGAGCTCCTCGCGCACGGCCTCGACGAGCAGCACCCCGGCGCCGGCGACGTGGTGGTCGTCGACGTCGGCGGCGCCACCACCGACGTGCACAGCGTCGTCGAGCTCGACCCGGAGACGGCGTCCATCGATGGGGCGGGCCTCTCCCGCGAGGTCGTGGGAGTCACGCCCGTCACCCGGACGGTCGAGGGTGACCTCGGCATGCGCTGGTCGGCCGTGTCGACGGTCGAGGCGGCCGGCCTCGACGCCCTCCGCGACGCCGCGGCGCGTCGCCACGCCGACCCCGACCTGCTGCCGGACCACTGTCCGGACCCGGCCGCCGAGCAAGACGCCGACCTGGCGATCGCGGCCGGCGCGGTGCGGATCGCACTGGAACGCCACGCCGGCCGCAGCAAGGTCGTGGTCAGCCCCGAGGGCCGGGTCGTCGAGCGCAGCGGCAAGGACCTGCGCGAGGTCGACCTGCTGGTCGGCTCCGGCGGCGTGCTGCGCCACGGCGGCCCCGATGCGGTGGGGCGGGTGCTGCTGCCCGCCACCGGTGACGCGTTCGAGGGCGGCTGGCAGCTCCCGCGCGACCCGGTCGTGGTGGTCGACCACGACTACGTCCTGGCGGCCGCCGGACTGCTCGCCGACGACCACCCGGTCGCCGCCCACCGGCTCCTCGCCGGGCTCCGGACGGCGGGGGACCGCTAG
- a CDS encoding DUF1905 domain-containing protein: protein MDFSGTLVEWRGPAPYHFVPLPPDEADLVDEVKAEVVYWGVVPVRARIGATSFTTSMFPREGTWFLPVKDAVRRAEGLELGDAVEVSLAVGRD from the coding sequence ATGGACTTCAGCGGGACCTTGGTCGAGTGGCGCGGTCCGGCGCCCTACCACTTCGTGCCGCTGCCGCCCGACGAGGCGGACCTCGTCGACGAGGTGAAGGCCGAGGTCGTCTACTGGGGCGTCGTCCCGGTGCGCGCCCGGATCGGCGCCACGTCGTTCACCACGTCGATGTTCCCGCGCGAGGGCACCTGGTTCCTCCCCGTGAAGGACGCGGTGCGGCGGGCCGAGGGGCTGGAGCTCGGGGACGCCGTCGAGGTCAGCCTGGCGGTCGGCCGGGACTGA
- a CDS encoding TDT family transporter: MTNLLAHDHDDRHASSPALAPRRGFRRGSFLSGLGGQPAFGFIGPNWFASVMGTGIVATAAATLPVQFPGLLAFARTVWVLDVVLLLAIVAATAMHWSRHPATARGHLDNPVMSHFYGAPAMALMTVGAGAVLVGQPVIGTTAAIGLDAVLWTAGTVLGLWTAVAVPYKTFMTHDVEPDSAFGGWLMPVVPPMVSAATGPLLIPHLPAGQWQLTLQLLCTAMFGLTIIASLVVIALIWGRLARHGAGAASTIPTLWIVLGPLGQSITAGHTLGATATSVLPAPYGTAFEAAGLVFGVPMWGFATLWAALAITITVRAARAGMPFALTWWSFTFPVGTVVTGTSGLAAATGAHLFTGAAVLFYAGLLVAWGTVAVRTTHGVYQGHLLKAPA, translated from the coding sequence ATGACCAACCTCCTGGCCCACGACCACGACGACCGCCACGCCTCCTCCCCCGCTCTCGCCCCGCGGCGTGGGTTCCGGCGCGGTTCGTTCCTGTCCGGTCTCGGGGGCCAGCCGGCGTTCGGCTTCATCGGACCGAACTGGTTCGCCTCCGTCATGGGTACCGGCATCGTCGCCACCGCAGCTGCGACCCTGCCCGTCCAGTTCCCTGGTCTGCTGGCCTTCGCGCGGACCGTGTGGGTGCTCGACGTCGTGCTGCTCCTCGCCATCGTGGCCGCGACCGCGATGCACTGGAGCCGCCACCCCGCAACCGCGCGCGGGCACCTGGACAACCCCGTCATGTCCCACTTCTACGGCGCCCCCGCGATGGCGCTGATGACCGTCGGCGCCGGCGCCGTGCTCGTCGGTCAGCCGGTCATCGGCACCACCGCCGCCATCGGCCTCGATGCCGTGCTCTGGACCGCCGGAACGGTCCTCGGACTGTGGACCGCCGTGGCCGTGCCCTACAAGACCTTCATGACCCACGATGTCGAGCCTGACTCGGCCTTCGGCGGCTGGCTGATGCCGGTCGTGCCTCCCATGGTCAGCGCGGCCACCGGTCCGCTACTCATCCCGCACCTGCCGGCCGGGCAGTGGCAGCTGACCCTGCAGCTGCTCTGCACCGCGATGTTCGGCCTGACCATCATCGCCAGTCTCGTCGTGATCGCCCTGATCTGGGGACGCCTTGCCCGCCACGGCGCCGGCGCCGCCTCCACGATCCCCACCCTCTGGATCGTTCTCGGCCCGCTCGGCCAGTCGATCACCGCCGGCCACACCCTCGGCGCGACCGCGACCAGCGTGCTCCCCGCCCCCTACGGCACCGCCTTCGAGGCCGCCGGCCTGGTCTTCGGCGTCCCGATGTGGGGGTTCGCCACGCTCTGGGCCGCGCTTGCCATCACGATCACCGTGCGCGCCGCCCGCGCCGGCATGCCGTTCGCGCTGACCTGGTGGTCCTTCACCTTCCCCGTCGGCACCGTCGTCACCGGCACCTCCGGCCTCGCCGCCGCGACCGGCGCACACCTGTTCACCGGCGCTGCCGTCCTCTTCTACGCCGGCCTGCTCGTCGCCTGGGGAACGGTCGCCGTACGCACCACCCACGGCGTCTACCAGGGACACCTGTTGAAGGCCCCGGCATGA
- a CDS encoding S8 family serine peptidase, with protein sequence MRSKLLLALAATTLAAAATTVAGGDASAAPDRAVGAPSAPANLSDFLAGQLSRLTGPTAVMVHGTSISAARDAVAATGMTTKGEFTGIGVVIARATKAQVEAVRTQPGVTYVEGGAQPIDFFSQDLAETSNVATRGAEAAATLTGADGTPLTGKGVSVAVIDSGVDPTHPYLREADGSSAVVANLKALCEPLTETCSVQRLPTVVDTDTLSVGGHGTHVNGIVAGRPTTLTDGGKVQGAAPGANLVSISTGAGIVILGADSALNWVLENHEAPCGAGVPAATCPPIKVTNNSYGPTGGGAFDPESATVKLQRALAAEGVVTVWAAGNDGGDGSTSLTNPPGQDPTGGILSVASYNDGDTGTRDGTVSDYSSRGLATDPSTWPDISAPGENITSSCRPYLVICATGLDFRNGPGPLDLGTFNTISGTSMAAPHIAGIVAQLFQADPSATPGDIEEALKVSAHTYADGAAYQAGPLGSTSYDKGYGLVDVVAAVAALR encoded by the coding sequence GTGCGTTCGAAGCTCCTGCTCGCCCTCGCGGCGACGACCCTCGCCGCGGCGGCGACGACCGTCGCCGGCGGCGACGCGTCCGCCGCACCCGACCGCGCCGTCGGCGCCCCGTCGGCCCCGGCGAACCTGTCCGACTTCCTCGCCGGCCAGCTGTCCCGGCTCACCGGACCGACCGCCGTCATGGTCCACGGCACGTCGATCAGCGCGGCGCGCGACGCGGTCGCCGCCACCGGCATGACGACGAAGGGCGAGTTCACCGGCATCGGCGTGGTGATCGCCCGGGCCACGAAGGCCCAGGTCGAGGCCGTCCGCACCCAGCCCGGCGTGACCTACGTCGAGGGCGGGGCCCAGCCGATCGACTTCTTCAGCCAAGACCTTGCCGAGACGTCGAACGTCGCGACCCGCGGCGCGGAGGCCGCCGCCACGCTCACCGGCGCCGACGGCACCCCGCTGACCGGCAAGGGCGTCAGCGTGGCGGTCATCGACTCGGGCGTCGACCCGACCCACCCGTACCTCCGTGAGGCCGACGGGTCGTCCGCCGTCGTCGCCAACCTCAAGGCGCTCTGCGAGCCGCTGACCGAGACCTGCAGCGTGCAGCGGCTCCCCACCGTGGTCGACACCGACACGCTGTCGGTCGGCGGCCACGGCACCCACGTCAACGGCATCGTCGCCGGCCGCCCGACCACGCTCACCGACGGCGGCAAGGTGCAGGGCGCGGCGCCCGGCGCGAACCTGGTGTCCATCTCGACGGGCGCCGGCATCGTGATCCTCGGCGCCGACAGCGCCCTCAACTGGGTGCTGGAGAACCACGAGGCGCCCTGCGGGGCGGGCGTGCCGGCCGCGACCTGCCCGCCGATCAAGGTCACCAACAACTCCTACGGCCCCACCGGCGGCGGCGCGTTCGACCCCGAGTCGGCCACCGTCAAGCTGCAGCGGGCGCTGGCCGCCGAGGGCGTCGTCACCGTCTGGGCGGCCGGCAACGACGGCGGCGACGGCTCGACCAGCCTGACCAACCCGCCCGGCCAGGACCCCACCGGCGGCATCCTCTCGGTCGCGTCCTACAACGACGGCGACACCGGCACCCGCGACGGCACCGTGTCCGACTACAGCTCCCGCGGCCTCGCCACGGACCCCTCCACGTGGCCGGACATCTCGGCGCCCGGGGAGAACATCACCTCGTCGTGCCGCCCGTACCTCGTGATCTGCGCGACCGGCCTGGACTTCCGCAACGGGCCCGGCCCGCTCGACCTCGGCACCTTCAACACCATCAGCGGCACCTCGATGGCCGCACCCCACATCGCGGGCATCGTCGCGCAGCTGTTCCAGGCCGACCCATCCGCCACCCCGGGTGACATCGAAGAGGCACTGAAGGTCTCGGCCCACACGTACGCCGACGGCGCCGCCTACCAGGCGGGTCCGCTCGGCAGCACCTCGTACGACAAGGGCTACGGCCTGGTCGACGTGGTCGCGGCCGTGGCCGCACTGCGGTGA
- a CDS encoding pilus assembly protein CpaE, which yields MTSPDLALRLHDAGLAWSPANGDRFWLPDRDLDEAVFTVSDMVVEVRDRPSGRVLAFNGTTEWALDDVEEAETVWLPRLDQLLDVLGERFVSLTSRSGGHVVRVSLGEREEEHVDVGAADAAARAVLSVLGSE from the coding sequence GTGACCTCACCCGACCTCGCGCTCCGCCTGCACGACGCGGGCCTGGCCTGGTCGCCCGCCAACGGCGACCGGTTCTGGCTGCCGGACCGCGACCTCGACGAGGCCGTCTTCACCGTCAGCGACATGGTGGTCGAGGTCCGCGACCGGCCGTCGGGCCGGGTGCTCGCCTTCAACGGCACCACCGAGTGGGCGCTCGACGACGTCGAGGAGGCCGAGACCGTGTGGTTGCCGCGTCTCGACCAGCTCCTCGACGTGCTCGGCGAGCGCTTCGTCAGCCTGACCTCCCGCTCGGGCGGTCACGTCGTACGCGTCTCGCTGGGGGAGCGCGAGGAGGAGCACGTCGACGTCGGCGCCGCCGACGCGGCCGCGCGGGCGGTGCTCAGCGTGCTCGGGAGTGAGTGA
- a CDS encoding YciI family protein, protein MARYAIYFMQQWVGDHPAEWYQGRVEPSRAVVREMEEAGVLVFAGGLVEEMELAFSADGTSGTMVVSDGPYTEVTEYLGGITVIEVPDVDAAKAWAAKVAEGCGWPQEVREIK, encoded by the coding sequence ATGGCGCGTTACGCGATCTACTTCATGCAGCAGTGGGTGGGCGACCACCCCGCCGAGTGGTACCAGGGGCGGGTCGAGCCGTCCCGCGCCGTGGTGCGCGAGATGGAGGAGGCCGGCGTCCTGGTCTTCGCCGGCGGGCTCGTCGAGGAGATGGAGCTGGCGTTCAGCGCCGACGGCACGAGCGGGACGATGGTCGTCTCCGACGGGCCCTACACCGAGGTCACGGAGTACCTCGGCGGGATCACCGTCATCGAGGTCCCCGACGTCGACGCCGCGAAGGCGTGGGCGGCGAAGGTGGCCGAGGGGTGCGGCTGGCCGCAGGAGGTCCGGGAGATCAAGTGA